GCATCAAAAACAACGGTAGCGATGGCAAGCTTTTTGGCAAGTTTTGGGTCTTTTTCTTTGACGACTCGTAACACATTGGTTGCACCTATACTTTTGGAACCACTCTGTTTGATGTCGACACCGGCAAAAATTTTGGCAAGAATGTAACCAAAAGGAATGCCTCCAACAAGATACGCTGTGATATAAAACAAAACATTAGGATTTGTGAAAAAATCCATTCATGCCCTTTTGATGAATTTTGTATAATTTTAGCTAAAATTAGCTGATAGCAACTATAAGGAGCCTGCTTGAGTGATTTTAATACATTGCAAAAGCGCATACAAGAACTCAAAGAGAAGCTTGGTGTAACGATCGTTGCACACTATTATCAAAAAGATGAAGTGTATGAAATAGCCGATATTACTGGTGACAGTTTGGAACTGGCAAAAAAAGCAAAAGAGAGCGAAAACGAGTGGATACTCTTTTGTGGTGTGGGATTCATGGGGCAAAGTGTAAAGATTTTGGCTCCTGAAAAAAGGGTTGTAATGCCAAAAATCGCATGCTGTGCCATGGCAAGAATGATCGATAGCACCTATTTCGATGAATCGGTCCAGGCGATGGTGGATGCAGGTATTGCAAAAGAGGATATATTACCTATAACCTATATCAATAGTGGCGCGGAAGTGAAAGCCAAAGTCGGTCAGATGGGTGGAGCAGTCTGTACCAGCAGCAGTGCGGTGAAAATTATCGAAAAAGCGTTACAAAGCGGGAAAAAGATCCTTTTTGTCCCCGATCGATGTCTTGGACAAAATGTTGCAAGAATGATGGGGCTCAAAAGCGCTGTTATCGGAATCGATTCCAACGAAGCGATAAAAGAAGCCGATATCATCTGCTATAACGGTTTTTGTTCCGTTCACCAGCTTTTTACTCTCAAAGATGTAGAGTTTTTTCGAAAAAGGTATCCGGGCATCAAGATAGCCGTACATCCGGAGTGTGATCCAAGTGTGTGTGAAGCGGCCGATTTTGTCGGTTCAACGAGTCAGATTATCAAATATGTTCAATCGTTGCCGATTGATCAAAAAGTAGCCGTGGGAACGGAATACAACCTTGTGCACAGACTCAGACCCAAAAACACTTATGTGCTCTCTTCGACAAAACCGGAGTGCCCTACGATGAATGAAACGACACTGGAAGATGTGGTCAATGTCCTTGAAGGGATTGAGAACAATGCGGTTCTGAACGAAATCTTCGTAGACGAAGAGACGAGGAAATGGGCAAAAGTGGCACTGGAGAGAATGTTTGAATATGTGGAGGCGAAGTGAATCCGTTAGATTTTATGATCGAAGCCTTTGAAGAGGATATAGGAAGAGGCGATCTGTTTGAAAGGGTTGCAGAACCAAAAGAGGCCGCAGCGAAAATCGTGGCTAAATCCGAAGGCGTTTTAGCAGGACAAGCATATGTGGAACCCTTTGCACAATATCTTGATCTAGAGACAAGGTGGGAAAAAAGTGACGGGGATGTTTTCAACAAAGGGGATATCATCTGTATGCTTTTTGGAAACTCAACCCATCTTTTGCAAGCTGAAAGAACCATCTTAAATACCCTTGCGCATGCTTCTGGCATAGCTGCAAAAGCAAGGGCGTTTTGCGAGATTGCACAGGAAAAAATCCATATTTTGGATACGAGAAAAACAAGACCCAAGCTAAGAGTTTTTGAAAAATATGCTGCAAGAGTCGGTGGTGTGACAAATCACAGGATGGGGTTGGATGACTGTTTGATGATAAAAGATACGCACCTTGCTATTTTGGGCGTTGACAATCTTAAAGAAGCGATACAAAGAGCTCGAAAATCGATCCCTTTTACAGCGAAGATCGAGGTTGAGGCTGAAACATTACAAACCGCACAAATCGCTATGGAAGCGGGCGCAGACATTGTGATGTGTGACAATATGGATTTTGAGAGCATTCGGCAAGTGGTTCGGCTTAGAAATGAAGCCTTTTCTCACGTGCTTTTGGAAGCGAGTGGAAATGTTACATTAGAAAATATTGAAAAATATATACAAACCGGTGTGGATGCCATCAGTAGCGGCAGTATCGTGCATCAAGCCGTATGGCCGGATCTATCTATGAAAGTGGAGATATGACCGAGGCCCTGCGAAAGATTCAAGAAGCGAACAGGATCGTACTGTTGACCCATGTCAATCCCGATGCGGATACATTGGGAAGCGCCCTTGGGATGTATCATATTTTGCAAAAAATGGGTAAAAAAGCGGTTGTCGTCAATACAACAGAGTTGCCTTACAACCTTGACTTTTTGCCTGGCATTGAAAAGGTCAAAAAACAGCTTCCATCCTCTTATGAACTCATGATCAGTTTTGATTGCGGCAGTTTCGACAGACTTGGCATCGAAGAAAAGGAAGCATTTTTGATCAATTTTGATCATCATAAAAGTAATACAATGTATGGCGATGTAAACATCATCCAACCAGAGTATGCTTCTACCTCGCAAGTAGTCTATGAGTTTGCAAAAAATCATGGACTGCCAGTAGATAAAAATGCCGCTATCTGTTTCTATACCGCTTTGGTGGATGATTGCGGCTTTTTCAAATACGATACCGTCAATGCAAAAACCTTCGAATTTGCAAAAGAGCTTTGTGAAAAAGGCGTTATTCCAGAATATGTCGCCACAATGCTGACGATGCGGGAGCCTTTGAGTAAAATTCGACTGATCACTTATGTCTTGGAAACGTTGGAGTTACGACTCAACGCAAAAGTGGCAATTGTGAAACTCACCCAAGAGATGCTTAGAAAGAGTGGTGGTACGAAAGAGATGGCCGATGATGCTTTGAATATGGCAAGAAGTCTTGTCACGGTTGAGGTGGCCATTTTATTGAGAGAGGAGGAGGATGGCCGTATCAAAGTTTCCCTTCGCTCGAAAAATGAGATAGATGTAAGTGCCATTGCAATCGCATTTGGTGGGGGAGGACACAAAAGGGCTGCTGGTTTTACCGCGCAAGAGAGATCCTTTGAAAAGGTCTTGGATGCATTGCTGGAAGTTTTGAAAAAGGAGATAGATTGAGAAAAAAAGGTAGACTCTATCTTGTACTGTTTATCATTGCACTTTTAGGTTTGATTTTTTACTGGATCTTGACTTCAGAACTGTTTGAGCGTCAAAAGCCTTCTATACAGATTGCTTCCAAACTGTACTGGAATCTTCGAAAGCCGATTGATATAAAAATTTCGGACAATTCCGGCATCAAATCGTATAGAGTGACGATGGATGACGGAAAAAACAAAGAGGTGCTTGAGCAAAGAACTTTCGAAAACCCTCCAAAAGAGGTACAACTTTCCCTTGAAAGGCCGATGAAACTCGAATTTCCAAGAAATAGGGCAATATTGCATATTGAAGTACAGGATAAGAGTCTTTGGCACTATTTTTTGGGGAATCGAAGTGTAAAAGATATCAAAATAATCATCGATACAAAGCGTCCTGAACTCTATTTGGTCAATAACTCCTATTCTATTACGAAAGGTGGCAGTGCGCTTGTTGTTTTTCACTGCAGCGATGATAACTTGAAAGAGTTTTATGTCGAAACCAATTTTGGGAAAAAATTTTATGCACAACCATTTTATGAAGAGGGGTATTATGCTGCATTGATCGCATGGCCGGTAACCCAAAAAAGATTTCGAGCAACTTTGGTAGCTTATGATAAAGCAGGTAACAGAAGCAAAGTACATGTTCCTTTGTATCTACTCAATAAAAAATATCGTGTCAGTAAAATTACGCTTAAAAAGAGCTTTTTGGAGGGGAAAGTAGCGCTTTTGGCTGAGGACTATCCAGAAACGGCCAAAATGGATTCTTTGGAAAAATTCAAGTTTGTCAATGAGACGTTAAGGGAACGAAACGAAAAATTGATCCATGAACTCTCTTCCAAAGTGCCAAAGGAGATGTTCGATACTTTTTCAATCAAACCCTTTTATCCGTTGAAAAACGGAGCAAGAGTTGCAAGTTTTGGAGATCATCGATACTACTACTATCACGGAAAACTTGTCAGCGAATCGTATCATCTGGGTCTGGATCTGGCAAGTACGCGAGCGGCTCCTGTAAAAGCCAGCAACCCTGGTGATGTGGTTTTTGCAGATTATAACGGCATCTATGGCAATATGCCTCTTATTTCCCATGGATTAGGTCTGTATACCCTTTATGGTCACTGTTCAACCCTGTTTGTGAAAAAAGGTGATCAAGTTGAGCGTGGTGAGACGATTGCAAAGACGGGAAATACAGGACTGGCTCTTGGTGATCATCTCCACTTTGGGGTATTGGTGCAGGGAGTGGAGGTTCGACCAAAAGAGTGGATGGACAAAAAATGGATCAAGGATAACATTACCGATGTCTTGAAAGAAGCTAAAAAGATTATCAATTCTCGATAAATGTGGTACAATGAAATCAATTGAAGTTAAAGGTCTTGTATGAGACAAAGAACGATTGAAAGAAGTGTGGAAGTAGTAGGGATAGGGCTGCATAAGGGAGTTCCCGTTACAATGCGTTTGGAGCCGCTGGAAGAAAACAGTGGCATTCTTTTTTACAGAAAAGATAAAAACAGATATATTGAACTGAAACCTCAAAATGTAGTGGATACAAAGATGGCAACGGTTATTGGGAAAGATGGCGTTGTCATCTCAACGATTGAACATCTTATGAGTGCAGTATATGGATATGGCATCGACAATCTATTGATCATTTTGGATAATGATGAGGTGCCTATCATGGATGGCAGTGCCATCAGCTACTGCATGCTTTTGGATGAAGCTGGGATAATGGAGCAAAAAAGCACCAAAAAAGTGCTTCGCATAAAAAATGAAGTTGAGGTAAGGGATGGTGACAAGTATGTTCGACTAAAACCTGCCGATACACTCTCCTTCGATTTTACCATTCATTTTGACCATCCAGTAATCGGCAAAGAGCACTACCATTTTGAGTTTAGTAAGAAAAACTTTCTTGAAGAGATTGCAAGAGCCAGAACTTTCGGTTTTTTACATGAAGTGCAGTATCTAAGAAGTATCGGTTTAGCCCAAGGGGGCAGCCTGGACAATGCCATCGTCTTAGATGAGAAGAAGATTCTAAATCCAGACGGTTTACGGTTTGAAGATGAATTCGTTCGCCATAAAATTTTGGATGCAATAGGCGATCTCTCCTTGCTTGGCATGCCAGTGATGGGGTTGTACGAGTCTTTTGCCGGCAGCCACCATCTTAATCACTTGTTGACAGTAAAACT
The Nitratiruptor sp. SB155-2 genome window above contains:
- the nadA gene encoding quinolinate synthase NadA, coding for MSDFNTLQKRIQELKEKLGVTIVAHYYQKDEVYEIADITGDSLELAKKAKESENEWILFCGVGFMGQSVKILAPEKRVVMPKIACCAMARMIDSTYFDESVQAMVDAGIAKEDILPITYINSGAEVKAKVGQMGGAVCTSSSAVKIIEKALQSGKKILFVPDRCLGQNVARMMGLKSAVIGIDSNEAIKEADIICYNGFCSVHQLFTLKDVEFFRKRYPGIKIAVHPECDPSVCEAADFVGSTSQIIKYVQSLPIDQKVAVGTEYNLVHRLRPKNTYVLSSTKPECPTMNETTLEDVVNVLEGIENNAVLNEIFVDEETRKWAKVALERMFEYVEAK
- the nadC gene encoding carboxylating nicotinate-nucleotide diphosphorylase yields the protein MNPLDFMIEAFEEDIGRGDLFERVAEPKEAAAKIVAKSEGVLAGQAYVEPFAQYLDLETRWEKSDGDVFNKGDIICMLFGNSTHLLQAERTILNTLAHASGIAAKARAFCEIAQEKIHILDTRKTRPKLRVFEKYAARVGGVTNHRMGLDDCLMIKDTHLAILGVDNLKEAIQRARKSIPFTAKIEVEAETLQTAQIAMEAGADIVMCDNMDFESIRQVVRLRNEAFSHVLLEASGNVTLENIEKYIQTGVDAISSGSIVHQAVWPDLSMKVEI
- a CDS encoding DHH family phosphoesterase; this encodes MTEALRKIQEANRIVLLTHVNPDADTLGSALGMYHILQKMGKKAVVVNTTELPYNLDFLPGIEKVKKQLPSSYELMISFDCGSFDRLGIEEKEAFLINFDHHKSNTMYGDVNIIQPEYASTSQVVYEFAKNHGLPVDKNAAICFYTALVDDCGFFKYDTVNAKTFEFAKELCEKGVIPEYVATMLTMREPLSKIRLITYVLETLELRLNAKVAIVKLTQEMLRKSGGTKEMADDALNMARSLVTVEVAILLREEEDGRIKVSLRSKNEIDVSAIAIAFGGGGHKRAAGFTAQERSFEKVLDALLEVLKKEID
- a CDS encoding M23 family metallopeptidase; amino-acid sequence: MRKKGRLYLVLFIIALLGLIFYWILTSELFERQKPSIQIASKLYWNLRKPIDIKISDNSGIKSYRVTMDDGKNKEVLEQRTFENPPKEVQLSLERPMKLEFPRNRAILHIEVQDKSLWHYFLGNRSVKDIKIIIDTKRPELYLVNNSYSITKGGSALVVFHCSDDNLKEFYVETNFGKKFYAQPFYEEGYYAALIAWPVTQKRFRATLVAYDKAGNRSKVHVPLYLLNKKYRVSKITLKKSFLEGKVALLAEDYPETAKMDSLEKFKFVNETLRERNEKLIHELSSKVPKEMFDTFSIKPFYPLKNGARVASFGDHRYYYYHGKLVSESYHLGLDLASTRAAPVKASNPGDVVFADYNGIYGNMPLISHGLGLYTLYGHCSTLFVKKGDQVERGETIAKTGNTGLALGDHLHFGVLVQGVEVRPKEWMDKKWIKDNITDVLKEAKKIINSR
- the lpxC gene encoding UDP-3-O-acyl-N-acetylglucosamine deacetylase, whose amino-acid sequence is MRQRTIERSVEVVGIGLHKGVPVTMRLEPLEENSGILFYRKDKNRYIELKPQNVVDTKMATVIGKDGVVISTIEHLMSAVYGYGIDNLLIILDNDEVPIMDGSAISYCMLLDEAGIMEQKSTKKVLRIKNEVEVRDGDKYVRLKPADTLSFDFTIHFDHPVIGKEHYHFEFSKKNFLEEIARARTFGFLHEVQYLRSIGLAQGGSLDNAIVLDEKKILNPDGLRFEDEFVRHKILDAIGDLSLLGMPVMGLYESFAGSHHLNHLLTVKLLEECSNYEIVEASTTTQEGYVIGAACAKE